AGCACTGAGCTGGTGGAAATGAGCGAAGAGGAAGCCGATGAAATTGACGATGAACATGGTTATGATGAAGAGGATGGTGAGAATCTGGGGGGCGACGTTGAATTTAACGATGACTACTCCGACCCCGACCGAGACGGGGAAGGGAACCAGGAGGATGATGGTTCCGAGTCGTTAGTTTCTGGTGATTACAGTGACGATTGAATCAGCGTGTcaaaattcttttttctttttttggtattCTTTAGAGATGCAGCGGTCTAATCAGCTGGTCCGGTGTAAAATTATAGAGGAACGAGGTATTGTTTTCAACTCCTTAGTCTTTGGTAATGATATTAACTAAAGATACAACATATTGTAAGACGTATGTTAAATGCTAAAGATTTACTACCATTTCTTGACCGTTTTTGACATATTGTACAAAGGCCTAATGGAATTGGCTGGATTCACTAGGACTGGGTATAATGTGTAGTAATGAATTATCAACATAATAGCAAACATGTTTATTGACTAGCAGCTACAATCCTTCAAAATTCGAGCCCCCAAGAAACAAACACACAAGTGAAAAATGAGGATACATTTTGAACTCAAGCAGAAAGTAGTTTCTTGATTCCGGATTTCTGATCAGGCGTCAAccttgttgggaacttaatgttgaatttgatcCTGAGATTGCCCCTTTTGGTGGGTTCTTTAGGAAAAGGCATCCCTTCTCTTGGAAGCACCTCTTCGTAGTTGGGATGGATGACGCTGTTAATCGGCACGCTCAAGCTCCTTCCATCCAACGTCGTCAGGTGCACCGTGTAACCCGTCAATGCTTCAGCCAGCGATATCTTCTGCGTCACGATTAGATCATTTCCATCTCTCGTGAACACGCTGTGCGGCTTCTCGTCGATTATGAACACTAAATCGGAAGGGATCACATTCGGCTGCTCGTTCCCCTTCTCAGGGAATGTGATCTTCGTTCCTTTCTTCCACCCAGGTTTTATGTCAATCGTCAGAATCTCCTCCACCGGCAATGTCTTCCTGCACACAATCAAATCAAACGCCATTAAAGAACTGAATTGGAATTGGGATTTGGAACTGGAAGAGGGGTATGTACAAATACAATACATACCCACTGGCGTCAGATATCTCTCTGGAGATTTTCATCCTCTTTGTAGCTCCCTTGTACAGCTCTTCCAAGCTGCAAGGCAGCTTCTGCTCGATCGGTGGCGCCTTTCTGGGACCGGTACTCATTGGCCTGCCGTCGCCCCCTCCCCCGCCGAAGGAGCTGAAGATGTCCTCACCGAACATGGAGCCTCCGAAGCCTCTACCGCCCCTCATTCCGCCGCCTCCTAAGGGGCCTGAAAAGCCGAAGAACTCGGCGAATATGTCGTCGGCGTTTCTCGGATTAAACCTGTACACGTTTGGTCCGTCTCCTGATTGGAAGAATGTCGCACCACCAGCATCCGGCGGCGGCACTTGACCCTTCAGACCTTCTTCGCCGTACTGATCGTATACAGCCCTCTTTTGAGGATCACTTAGAACCTGCCCAACCAATCATATAAAACACAAGTTAGTTTAGAAACATCAAATTGGGCTGATCAAAATCGCTACAGATCTATCGGAATCCATGGCGATCAATAAGCACCGCAATTCAAAATCATAACTGAATTATACTAAACCACTGAATGAACCctaattcacaaacaaaaaaacaTTGCGCAATTGATAGCAAAATGAAGCAAGAAAGGAGAGGTTTCACATACATCATATGCTTCGGAAATCTGCTTGAATTTAGCCTCAGCATCTTTCTTGTTGTTGGGATTCTTGTCGGGATGCCACTTCATCGCGAGCTTTCTGTAAGCTTTCTTCAAGTCGTCATCTTTCGCGTTCTTGTCGACCTGCAATATCTTGTAGTAATCAACAcccatatctctctctctttcttcctgTTTTCTTCTCTAACTAACACAGGTCGTTTCAATAGAATATGTGCGTTGTTGAGCTGCAGAAAAAGGTGCGTGCAAATTCCAAAAGATTTGAgatatgaattttaagaaaGGTATGGAGAAATTGGGGAAAGAGTGAATGATTTATTGTTGGAGTCGGAGATATGAAGGGGGGAGATGAGATGGGTCTGGAAATGAGCAGCGTGGGCTGGACTAGAACGCCGTCGAACTTTCCAGAACTGCTGGTTCGCCCCGGTCTAATTTGCCTTCCCCCACCCCGGTCCGATTttctccttttcctttttccatcaaattataaaatactcCTTCAATGATTAGGTAGCGATCAGTCAAACCATTTTCCTAATCGTTAATAACACCAAGTGCCATTGGTTTATTATCATTTTAACTCTCTTTTATTGTAATCAAGTATAATTACGATTATAGAATATTGAGTTGTATGGATGTATTTATGACGTGCGATATAATgaagtaataataatatgtgacttcttcaaaaaaaaaatatatatgcgACATATCGTCACATATTATTTAAATGACGGAAAATTTAATGGATTTGTTAAATAAGGATTTATTGAAATTGAATACAAAAGTACGAgactttattaaaataaaaggtTGAATAGACAAATACgataatttattaaaacaaaaatattgtACATTGACCTAttgaaataaaaagttaaaagtaaaatgaCCTATAAATGTGTGTTGCCTTTTGTATTATTACATCCCGGTGGATGTTTGGTTTAAAATCGACATATAAGCTTTCTCtaatctaatttattttttcataattgatttgttatattttcAAACTAATTTACTTTCAATTTTCTCTATGTAAtaaatatttcctttttctAACACAAAATTATTTCTAacttataaattcaatttttaagaactttaacaatttttaaaaaattagtacatcttataaatttttataacattttataaattattcaaacctataaatatatactaataaaaaatgTGCATTAGGGATAAAATGTAGATTACCTATTGATGATGAGGACAAATACCTATTATATATCCCTACTACCtatttaatttaaggataattgagTAAATCCTTCAAAGAAAAAAGGACAATTGagtaaattatattattatatatttagaataatatattaattcattagatattaaattactaatatTTTCATTATCTTATCCAAaatttatttgatatatatctatTAATTCAACAATAAGGTAATATTTTAACAAGTTAGCATAATAATCataattgttactatattttaataatgattaatttataatattaacaaaatctatatatttatacataaattatctaaaaaaaaatactccctccgtcccaacttttagtatccaacttttaTTTTGTGGTTGTCCCACATTTTgatattcatttatatttttagtaaaagtaggtgggacaTTTGctctactttaattattttaacactcacataaaatgtgagacccttattccacttatAACACACCCAACCAcgttattaaaactcgtgccaccctcaattggatactaaaagccgGGACGGAAGGGGTatcattttattgttttattaaaattgattattttttaaattggcCTAAGTTGGGGACCAAAGAAATCTTCATCTGTCCCATAATAGTATGCATTTCTGGTTATTTTAGAACGTCCCACAAAAGTGTGCATTTTTCTTTTCTGGATCCATTATTCcaataataaaaaatggatCCCTTATTTCACTAATAACACTAACTTaatattcatttaaaaaaaacactCACCTATTTGTTAAAATCCGCGACACCAACAACCATGCACACTTTTATAGGataatggagtattatttatagagtttattaatttatttaaatattattttatagatattttattatacttatagaattaaataaactaaattactaattaaaaatttaaatataacaaatattatatttatatattttacttgATACGTAAGCTTTTTCTGCGAATTCTTTAAAATATGTTTAGTGAACACTGAACAGTAAGTTTGCAAATCTCCCTCCTTTATACAAAACGTTTGCAAATTTCCCTCCCATATAAAAACAGTACTGCCCTTTTAGTAACACGCACTCAACGCTCCCTTTCTGCCAAAAAGCTCCTCTTCCCACGCAAATCCTGCTCAATTCCCGACGCTCTCCGCCATTAAAATCATTCAGATGGAACTCTCTTGTTGATTTTCCACTTCGCCATTATTACCGCAATGGCTGCAACTACAATTTCGCTTATCGCGGCCAGATTGTCATGTGCTGAGCCCTACGTCCGCTCATCTCTGAATCCCAACCATCGCCGTTCAGTTTTGTTTAATCCTGAGCTGAAGCACTTCAGACACGGCTTCGTTTCGCACAATTTCATCTCCAAGCCTCCACGGGCATCAACTGCAAGTGGAGATACTGATATTGCCACTGACGCTGCTTCTACTGTTGCGTTCGCAAACGATGATTTGACTGACTCGACGGTCTTTGTAATCCGCGCGAGAAACAAAATCGGGCTTCTAGGGGTCATCACTCGAGTTTTCGAAGCGCTTGGCCTCACAATCCAAGGAGCCTCAGTTGAGTTTGAAGGGGACTGCTTTATCAACAATTTCCATGTTACTGGTTCTGATGGTAAGAAGATTGAGGATGCTGAAAATCTTGAGAGGATTAGGAAGTCATTGATGGAGGCTATTGACGGTGTTGATGATATCTCTGGCGGACTCATGCACGCCGGCGGGAGAGGGGTGGTGGTGAAGAAATCAGTATCGGGACTGGAATCTTTGGGAGAAAGGAAAGCGAAGGCGGAGAAGATGTTGGGCTTGATGGATGGATTTTTGAAGAATGATCCGATGAGTTTGCAGAAGGATATTTTAGATCATGTGGAGTACACCGTGGCAAGGTCCAGGTTCAGTTTTGATGACTTTGAAGCGTTTCAGGTACTGTTCTTGGGCACATTTTGGAATCCTATGGAACATTTTCTTGATGTTTATGGTTGATTATTGTGCAGGCATTGTCTCACAGTGTAAGAGATCGTCTTATTGAGCGGTGGCATGACACGCACCAACATTTTAAGAAGCAAGATCCAAAGCGCCTATATTTTCTTTCACTCGAATTTCTTATGGGTACGTACATTTTCCAAAAGTCGATGATGCTTTGTGTATGTCGTTCTTTGTTAGGCTGTTAGCAGTGCCCATGTCTTCAGTGACTATTACGTGTTCTTGATGCATGATTATTTCCTTTAGGTCGTTCGCTGTCCAACAGTGTCATCAACCTTGGTATTCGAGATGAGTATGCTGAAGCTTTAAGCCAACTTGGATTTGAATATGAAGTTTTAGCAGAACAGGTTTTGAAAATTTACCATGCTCTGACCCTCTATTTCGTATTGGATTGGGAATTAGAGTAAAATGGTATTTGTCTTCGTTCTgcttgtaatattttaatttggaTTTGGGACTGATTTGGAAATTCATTgttgaataggaaaaatttaaAGAACGAATTACAACTTTGTAAATTTCTACATGTTTAATTTCATTAGCCTTATCAAAAGGTGTTAGTCAAATAGAACAATTTCCTATAATGGGGTGGACTGTTCAGGTGCAGACTACAAACACCTAAACCCTGGCTGATTTGGGGGAAAGTCAAGACTATTTTCCAACGCCACTCTTTTATTAGGCAACACTGTTTTCAGGATCCTTGATTCTGGAGATGATTAATTTACATCTATGCGTTGAACCACCAGAGTATTTGATGGATTATGTAGGACGTTTGACATTATAAAGCTATCCCGAAACTTGGTTATGTCATAAGACtcatgtgttttttttttttgacggaATAAGACTCATGTGTTAGATTCTGACTATGATGAAGTGTATATGCATGATATTTGTAGCTGAAGTTACatcttatttctttcttttggcCATTCAAAATTCATGTTTATATTATTTCCATTTCATTTGCAGGAAGGAGATGCAGCACTCGGTAACGGTGGCCTAGCCCGACTCTCAGCATGCCAAATGGATTCTTTAGCAACACTGGACTATCCAGTTTGGGGGTACATGCTTTTAATACATTCACAAAATCTGAATAATAGTATTAATTGTATCATGTCAATCTTATCTAACTAAAATTTCATGTTCGATTCACTTCACATGTTGGGTGCTCGACAATCCTCGAGTTCTCGATTTATGAAACTAGTTTCTTATATTTTCCCAATTATGTGTTGGCATAGAATTGATTTTGCGGAAAAGAAAGTTTGGCTTGGTGCAGATTGACAACATCTACTTTGTTTAGGTATGGGTTACGCTATCAGTATGGTCTATTCCGTCAAACTATCGTGGATGGGTATCAACACGAACAACCAGATTATTGGCTGAACTTTGGAAATCCATGGGAAATAGAGAGGATACAAGTTTCATATTCTGTGAAGGTGAAAACACTAGTACATTTTTTTCAGTTATTCATCTAATTGCGCAACAATATTTTACCAATTCACCTTGTCTTAGACTTCTAAACTTTTTGTCCCATCACTTTGGTTGAATTCCTTATGAATAAGTTTTATGGCACGGTTGAAGAGAAAGCCTCAAACGGAGTCAACTACAAAGTCTGGACGCCTGGAGAAACAGTGAGTTTATTTTACTTTGTGTTGATTCTAATTTCTAAGTTATATTAAAAATCCATATCAATGTTTAgctatttttgtaaatattgcATTATTAAGTCTCTCCCCTCTCTGTCACAAAGTAGAGGTGACatgtaaaaaaataatgatttttgGAATTCTTATTCCTTAACAATTCAGTTACTGGAACTTTAGATTTCTTCTTAATGACAGGTTGAAGCTGTTGCTTATGACAACCCAATACCTGGTTATGGAACAAGGAATGCCATTAACCTTCGACTATGGGCTGCTAAACCAAGTGGACAATATGATCTGGTAACCTTGGTTTTGTTATACTCATAATTGTGTTGTATATGCTGATTGACAATCTGCAAAAATTAAATGAACATTTTGGTGGATGGCTGAGTCAGTGTTGTTTACTTCCGTGATGAGTAGGTGAGAAACATCAATACGATATTGTGATGGTTTTACTTCCAGGTCATATTCAAGTCTTGTACAATAACTCTTATTTGAGAATCTTTTATACTTTTGTGTAGAATGATTTAAAGTTTATTTGCCACTCCTGAAGAGTCTTTTATCAGAATTAATTTGTATTTATGTATTGCTCTGAAGTTCGATTATTCTCTCATTTTCATTTTGAAGTTTTACATTTTTCACTGTTGATTGTTGATGACTTGCCCGTTGGACTTAATTTCAGGAGTCATACAACACTGGGGACTACATAAATGCTATTGTGAACAGACAGAAGGCGGAAACAATAAGTTATGTCCTGTATCCTGATGATCGTTCTTATCAGGTTAAATGCTTATACTGATAATAGCTCCTGTTTCCTGTGctcttttttattataatagaaGACAATATTTGTGTCGTGAAAATATTTAAGTTGTGTGACTGTCTTGGATCTTGAGTTTCTCTATTACATATGGGTTCCCATGGGTGGTGCCTCATATATGGATGACTGAAATTTTTTCGTAATCCTATGTAACATTTCTgttttgatttttcattttatagaTTGAGCACCCCCCACCCcagtcccccccccccccccccccccacccacccaaaaaaaaagtcaaaaataaaaaagtatttgTTCTCTTTGACTCCCTCATATAAACATGTCTAACATCGCCCCTGCGGATCATGTATCCATCAAAGCACTGCCAATACTTAGATCAGCCTTTGAGTTTGACCCAAGTGATACACCTACTTATgctcatatatatatcattttctGCATTAGAACTAGAGCTGCTGTCGCTTAGTAATGGTGCTAATCTATTTCAGGGGAAAGAATTGCGACTAAAGCAGCAATACTTCTTTGTTTCGGCGTCGGTGCAAGACATCATCAGGAGATTTAAAGATGTTCATGATAACTTTGATGAATTTCCAGATAAGGTTGAATGTCCTACATTTTTCACCATCAATAATGATAGATTATATATCCCAAGATCTCTCTTAATTTTCTGGTGTTctcatttatctttaattttgaaaggaaaagaaaaagttaatttatttcctTACTGAAAATTGTTCATTCAGCATATTAATTCCTAACCTGTCAGAGTTATTTGGTTCTACTtcttgctaaattaaatgttagcAAGAGATGTTATCTGGTATACAAGCTTGATCTCTGAAAGGAAGTATATCAGTAACTAAAGAATTAGTGCTTCTGGTTTCCCTACAATGTTTttcattttgaattattttctgGGGGAGGCTCATGGTAAGGTGCTTAGATTTATTTTTGCAGGTTGCTTTTCAGATTAACGATACTCACCCATCGCTTGCAATAGTTGAAGTCATGAGAGTGCTTATTGATGAAGAATGTTTAGATTGGAATAGAGCTTGGGAGATAGTATGTCAGACATTTTCATTCACGACTCACACAGTAAACACTGAAGGACTGGAGAAAATTCCTGTTGATCTACTGGGAAGTCTTCTCCCGCGTCATTTACAAGTGAGTAACTTTTGCAGCAATATTGGTTTTCAAGTTCCCCGTTTCTTTCTATTGCTTTCGGTTTTTTGGAGTTGCATTTGTGGAAGTTCGAAAATGTTTCCTTTGATTTCTCTTCTGCCTTTTCAACAAGGAAGACAACATAAAGTATTGTCTACCTTGCAGAATAAGTTCACTTATCTTGTTAATAGGTTACTGATATAGAATATTGACCGTTTTCCATAATTTAAAAAGCATGCTTACACATCTTGAATTTCAGATAATGTATGATATTAATCACCGTTTCATGGAAGATTTGAAAAGGAAGATTGGCCAGGACTACAGTAGAATTGAGCGGATGTCAGTTGTGGAGGAAGGGATTGTGAAGGTAAAGAAGATGGAATGAGATCATACTGCATTATGTAATTTGCAGATACTTTGATTAGCGTTGATGAAAAGAACAACCTATAATACATTTTGAAATTCCCACAAGATTCATCATCATGTTTGAAATCTGAATCTCAAATATAGCATGTCCAAGAGTTACCTTCAGAGATCATCTGCTTGTTTTCAGTTTTAATAATTCATTCAAATTGAGGTAGTATGTTTATCCTGAAAATGAAGATGCATTTTTCCCTTCCATGAATGCTGATGGCATATCTCTTAATGTGCTTTGTAACAAATGTAGATCTCAGTCTGGTTTTATCCTTTTGCTTACTTTTCCTTGGCCTTGCCTCATGTAGCTACTGTAGAGCTTATCTCTCTCTTTTGGGCTGACAGAGTATCCGGATGGCAAACTTATCAGTTATTTGCTGTCACACAGTCAATGGAGTATCTAAAGTACATTTTGAGTTGCTTAAAACAAGATTATTCAAGGTATGTTACAGAATTATcacaaaattttcttttcttttgggcAAGTTTCATATAAATGTTGAGTAATAGTGCGCTTGGTGTGATCCAGTAATCATTTTCCATGGTGATAGAATCTATAGGTTGTGCTAATCATTTATATAGCATGGGATATTGGAGATTTTGTTCAGATTCTTCTccaatgaaaatatattttgtttgttgattttATTGCTTGATCATCATTCTTGTTAAAGAAGAAAGTACTAATTTAAAGGGACAAGAAAGACTGAAGAAGAAATACCATCAAAGTTTTCCGCTGTATCTTTTACTCATGTACTTGCTTTAGCTTCGGTCTACAAAGATGGCCAATCTCTTCACATGCTGGTGGAGTGGACATAATTATATCAGTGTGATGTTTGTATGCATTTGAAACACTAATACACAAAAACAGTGGCTACCGAATACTTGGTAAATGGTAATATCTAATCATTTTCTGAATGCTGATATTTTTACTGTATGATATCTTCTCTAGGAAAAAACATCTAACTTCCTGAATGTAGGTACTTATCTTAACTGTTGTAGATATATATGTGAAATGCTCTACATTGGATGAATTGTCTTACATCATGTTGCATTTTTATACCGAAAAGATTGAAGGGCATCAAGGGGCAAATCAAACATTTTTTAAAGATATATGTACATTTGCAGAGTGCTAATATATTTGTTCTGCCTTAAATATGAAGTTCCACTGCCCCAGACAAGTCTTCAAACCATTGTAATTTCACTTGTTGATATTTGTGTTAATGCATTGGTAGCTTAATGTCATGCTGAACTAATTCCGAGGAATTTAAGCATATTAATGTAGGAAGTCAAATGCAGCATCTAAATTAAGGGACGTTTATTTATCAATAGTCACCATCAAATTTAGTTTTTCCTCGAATTtctattgcattttttttcttatcttgATAATTGAATGGCTTTCTAATTCAAAATAATATGTCACCCGTTTTTGACTTTGTAGGATTTCTATGACCTATGGCCTCAGAAGTTCCAGTACAAAACAAATGGAGTGACACAGGTTACTTTTTAGATGGCACGAGTACAAGCTTTCAACATTCTATATCTTTACGAAATTTCATATGAGCAAGGTTCTCTTCTCAAGCTTTGAGGTTGCTCCAAAGGTCCTCCTGAATGCAAATGCTTTTTTAAATACTTTAGAATATTGTGACTATTTTCTTACATGCAGTTTTGCTTTGCTTTTCAACGAAATCACCACTTTATAAAACTTGATGGAtaactaatcaaattatttgTCTGATTATCATGATCTGTGCATTCTGACCATACTTTTGTTTCCTTTTAAGTTATCATGATCTGTGCATTCTTGCCATACTTTTGTTTCCTTATAAAGTTCTCAAAAACCATTCCAATTCCGAAACTAATTCTATTTACTGCAGCATTCTTCTACGCATGGTTAAGTAATTCTCTGATGCGGCATTGTTACACTTCTGGTGTGTTTAATTCTCAGAGAAGATGGATAGTGGTGAGCAATCCTAGTTTATGCTC
The genomic region above belongs to Salvia miltiorrhiza cultivar Shanhuang (shh) chromosome 5, IMPLAD_Smil_shh, whole genome shotgun sequence and contains:
- the LOC130985469 gene encoding uncharacterized protein LOC130985469, which produces MGVDYYKILQVDKNAKDDDLKKAYRKLAMKWHPDKNPNNKKDAEAKFKQISEAYDVLSDPQKRAVYDQYGEEGLKGQVPPPDAGGATFFQSGDGPNVYRFNPRNADDIFAEFFGFSGPLGGGGMRGGRGFGGSMFGEDIFSSFGGGGGDGRPMSTGPRKAPPIEQKLPCSLEELYKGATKRMKISREISDASGKTLPVEEILTIDIKPGWKKGTKITFPEKGNEQPNVIPSDLVFIIDEKPHSVFTRDGNDLIVTQKISLAEALTGYTVHLTTLDGRSLSVPINSVIHPNYEEVLPREGMPFPKEPTKRGNLRIKFNIKFPTRLTPDQKSGIKKLLSA
- the LOC130985470 gene encoding uncharacterized protein LOC130985470, with the protein product MAATTISLIAARLSCAEPYVRSSLNPNHRRSVLFNPELKHFRHGFVSHNFISKPPRASTASGDTDIATDAASTVAFANDDLTDSTVFVIRARNKIGLLGVITRVFEALGLTIQGASVEFEGDCFINNFHVTGSDGKKIEDAENLERIRKSLMEAIDGVDDISGGLMHAGGRGVVVKKSVSGLESLGERKAKAEKMLGLMDGFLKNDPMSLQKDILDHVEYTVARSRFSFDDFEAFQALSHSVRDRLIERWHDTHQHFKKQDPKRLYFLSLEFLMGRSLSNSVINLGIRDEYAEALSQLGFEYEVLAEQEGDAALGNGGLARLSACQMDSLATLDYPVWGYGLRYQYGLFRQTIVDGYQHEQPDYWLNFGNPWEIERIQVSYSVKFYGTVEEKASNGVNYKVWTPGETVEAVAYDNPIPGYGTRNAINLRLWAAKPSGQYDLESYNTGDYINAIVNRQKAETISYVLYPDDRSYQGKELRLKQQYFFVSASVQDIIRRFKDVHDNFDEFPDKVAFQINDTHPSLAIVEVMRVLIDEECLDWNRAWEIVCQTFSFTTHTVNTEGLEKIPVDLLGSLLPRHLQIMYDINHRFMEDLKRKIGQDYSRIERMSVVEEGIVKSIRMANLSVICCHTVNGVSKVHFELLKTRLFKDFYDLWPQKFQYKTNGVTQRRWIVVSNPSLCSLISKWLGTEAWIRNVDLLAGLREHASNPVLQQEWRMVKTINKMRLAEYIETSTGVKVSLDAMFDVQVKRIHEYKRQLLNILGIVYRYDCIKNMSKSERKKVVPRVCIIGGKAAPGYEVAKKIIKLCHAVAEKVNNDDDVGDLLKVVFIPDYNVSVAELVIPGSDLSQHISTAGHEASGTGSMKFLMNGCLLLATADGSTVEIIEEIGAENMFLVGAKLHEVVQDKPAPGVSIQFLRVVRMVHDGYFGFKEYFKSLCDSLEDDKDFYKLGADFSSYLEAQAMADREFVNQEKWTYMSILSTAGSGKFSSDRTIEEYAKQAWGIEPCKCPF